In Acidianus brierleyi, one genomic interval encodes:
- a CDS encoding NAD(P)/FAD-dependent oxidoreductase, whose amino-acid sequence MRTVILGGGFAGVSAFLNNTNSIVIDNKDYFVLTHKLVDVIETGDPSIAEIKYPDRFLKAYIRNVDFKKKKIITDRGEIDYDKLIISLGYEQDLSKIRGNVYKLENVEDAIKIRQQLSKVNSVAILGGGTLGVELAGTLNSMGKKVYLIEAQQKLLSFMSKDASAFALDTLKDLGVNVLLNTKVYDVKNTVETSSGEIKVDLTILTAGFKGPSIISEIGLSNINGRMLVDEYLKSIDYDDVYGAGDCMTIKNSFVPMSAQVAVQSGETAMLNVLGKDTKFKYKQIAIILRIGNIYFGDIFGKFVKGKMAELAKNIGIYRSIRMVQKASLI is encoded by the coding sequence ATGAGGACTGTAATTTTAGGAGGAGGTTTCGCTGGTGTTTCTGCATTTTTAAATAACACTAATTCTATCGTTATAGATAATAAAGATTATTTTGTTCTTACTCACAAACTTGTAGATGTTATAGAAACTGGAGATCCGTCAATAGCTGAAATAAAATATCCTGATAGGTTTTTAAAAGCGTATATAAGGAACGTAGATTTCAAGAAAAAGAAAATTATAACTGACAGAGGCGAAATAGATTATGATAAGTTAATTATATCATTAGGATATGAGCAAGATCTGAGTAAGATAAGAGGAAATGTGTATAAGCTAGAAAATGTTGAAGATGCTATAAAAATTAGGCAGCAGTTAAGCAAAGTAAATAGCGTAGCTATCCTAGGCGGAGGAACACTAGGAGTAGAATTAGCCGGAACGTTAAATTCTATGGGAAAGAAGGTGTATTTAATAGAAGCTCAACAGAAACTTCTTTCATTTATGAGTAAGGATGCTTCAGCTTTTGCATTAGATACTCTAAAAGATTTAGGTGTAAATGTACTTTTAAATACGAAAGTTTATGATGTAAAGAATACCGTGGAAACTTCCAGTGGTGAAATTAAAGTAGATCTGACTATTCTAACTGCAGGCTTTAAAGGACCTTCTATTATTTCTGAAATTGGATTAAGTAATATTAACGGAAGAATGTTAGTCGACGAGTATCTCAAATCGATAGATTATGATGATGTATATGGTGCTGGCGATTGCATGACTATTAAGAACTCATTTGTTCCAATGTCTGCTCAAGTTGCAGTACAATCAGGAGAAACTGCCATGTTAAACGTATTAGGGAAAGATACTAAATTCAAATATAAACAAATAGCCATAATCCTTAGAATAGGGAATATATATTTTGGAGATATCTTTGGTAAGTTTGTTAAGGGAAAAATGGCCGAACTTGCAAAAAATATTGGAATATATAGATCTATTAGAATGGTTCA